Genomic DNA from Rahnella variigena:
AAAAAGCGCCGGTGACCGAAATACTGCCGGATGCAGATCCTACAGAAATCTGTCTGGAGTCTGTGTCATGTCGGCGTCAGCTTATGTGGGCTTTGTGCGGGATGGCGGCGGGTATCGCGATATGTGCTGTCGCAGCCGGTATCTGGTTCTCTATGCAGTCGCAGAGTTTCGGTGAAAAACTCAGTGCTCCGTTACTGGCACTACAACACAGTGAAGGTCAGCTGGATGAGGTCTGGCGTATGGCGCAGGAACCCGAATTGCGAGCACAGAAAACGGCGGTATTAACCCATGCTGCGCCCTTGCTGGGCTGGCTGAGCGCACAACCTTCCGATGTGCTGCTGCGGCAAGGAAAAATATTATCTGACCATCTGGAAAAAGCTTATCCGGGCAATGAATACAGTGCGCAATGGCAGCGCACAATGGATGAGAAGGCGGGAGATATCCCGGCGCTGGATGGTTTCGTTCTTGCTAATAAACATCTTGATGAGCTTGAAGCACGCTTACTGAATGCCGAAAAAAAACACAGCCAATATATGACTGTGTCGGAATTGAAAACAGCGGTATATCAGATACGCCAGGATTTGCAACGTAACGGAACCAGCGCGGAAACATTATTGTGGACGATTCAACAGGACAGGGAGAATAACCGTCAGGTTAACCCCGCCATGATAAAACAAATCTCACAGAGAATAGATGCCTTAAATGCTGCCAGTATCACACTGCATTAGCGAAAGGTAAAAAACTTAAAGTCCCGTTTATTGCTTAATCATCGCTGCCTATGATGACTCTAAAACAATTAATTTTTTCATTAATAGTACATCTGTAGTCAAATATTCGAAAATCATTCATCAGGCTAATCGTTCAGGAGAGGTACGAAAAATATGCATTTTATAGAAAAGTATCCGCAAGGTAAAAAACCATTAATTATGACGTTGTCAGAGGATGTGGAATCACCACCGGATTATGACCACAATGCCATGAATTTTTCGCTGCTTACGCAAGCATATCAGGATGTCGCTGCGGGACGTTGTTCTGTGCAATGTGAACCAGGGGAAAAAGATTTTTTGTATATATCAGCAATATACGTTGATGGCAATACCAATACACCTACGAAAAAAAATCCTAATCAATTTGTTGGCTTAGGACAGATTTTGGTATTCGCGGCGATAAAATATGGGCGCGAATTGAAGATTGAACAAGCCTCACTGTTGCCGGTAAACCACAGTCAGGGATTTTATCTAAAAATGGGATTTCATCCGACGGTTGTAGGCGCGGTAAATCGAATGGATAAAGGTGGGGCTTCGCTCAAATCTGGTGATGGAAAATTAAATCCCCAGTGGCTCAATCGTTTTTCGCAGTCGTCCTTTCAGAACGCAAATTTCCGGGGAGCAAACTGGTCAGGGAATATTAATAATATTTATTTGAATCTCAGGAATAACATCATGAAAAATTGGGACATTGTCGGTTGAAGCGACAATACCGTTTTTTTGAAAGGACAGAGCACGTAATCATTTAATCAGGTAATCAAGAGAGGCTTTCGTTATGGGCTATAAAATTTTTCTTGTGGTCTTTTACTAAAGCTTTAACAAACAGAGCTGCGAGTTGAGTGCATTGAGAGATTCTGACTGCACGCCAGCACTTGTTGAATATTAATCATGTAATGGAGTTACATTATGTTCGGAAAAACACACTTAAAGTCCCCTGATGCAGATAAAGTTAAGGCATTAAAAAAATGGGATGCGCGTAATAAGAAAAGACAACTTCTTATTCATACCGTTTCGGCTGCCTATGGATCCTCGCCTTTGATGACTCAACCCGCCCGGGAGGTATTTAAAACCTGGGATATTATTTCAAGTTCATTCATTGATGTGGATGCAGTGCTGAGAGGTTTCCGGCTGGGAGTCGGACTCAATGTCAGATCGCAGTCAGGATTGTTTTTCGAAGCAGGCTTTATTCTCGATGTGCCGGTGCAAAATATCATGGGGACATTCAGTGGTGATGTCTGGTTCCCTAATCATGCGGGTGTAGATAACGGTATGGTTCATGACCGTTTTGCGCTGGCTGACAATATCTTCGCGGGCAGATCTAAAAAGAAAGAGATTATTGCTCCCGGTGGTTACAATCAAATTCAACCCCCAGAAAAGATACTCAAGAATACCAATTACCAATGGCATAACGAAATTCTGCTTATTGGTCGTCCGGATATTAATACTTATCAGGGATTGCCTCCGACACGTGAGATTAAAATAGCGGGGATTTTTGTAGCACCTAAGACGATACGTCCGACCCAGATAGCGACCAGAGAGATTAACGAGAAGTTGTACAGGTTAGTTGAGAGGATGAAAAGATGTAATCCTGGTGTTCCGGTTATTGACATTTCTCGTTAGAGACCCAATTCGTTGTGATGAGGATCATGTGTAAGGCCCCTCAAACCGGTTCGCTTTACGCATGACCTTCATGCCATTGATGACAAAAGTCAGCCTTGAATAATAAAGCGTTCATCTAACCCCGATGGCTGTCGAGTGTATCTATACTCTTTCTGTGGGGCGACACATGTCGCCCCGGGAAACTGTGAAGCCACTCATGAAGCATACAAAAAATAAATCATCGCTGCTGACTGTGACCGTGGCGTGTATTGGTGTCGTTTATGGTGATATCGGTACCAGCCCGCTGTATACCCTGCGTGAATGCCTGACCGGACAAGCGGGCATCGCCGTGACCCAAAGTGCATTATTCGGCTTTCTGTCGCTTATTTTCTGGCTCCTGATGCTGGTGGTGTCGGTGAAATACATCAGCTTCGTGATGCGTGCCGACAATGACGGCGAGGGCGGCATTCTGACGCTGATGTCGCTGGCGATCCGCAATCTTAATCCGCGGTGGATCCCGGCGATCATGTTTATCGGGCTGGTCGGCGGCAGCTTTTTCTATGGTGACGGCGTGATCACGCCTGCCATTTCGGTGCTTTCGGCGATGGAAGGGCTGGAGATCATTGAGCCGTCGCTCGACCGTTTTATTATTCCGTTTTCGATTGCCGTGCTGACGCTGCTTTTCTTTATTCAGAAAAATGGTACCGGCAGCGTGGGCAAAATCTTTGCGCCGGTGATGGTGCTGTGGTTTGTGACTATCGGCCTGCTGGGGATTGGCGGTATTGTGCGTAATCCCGATGTATTACAGGCGCTGAATCCTTACTGGGCGCTGCATTTCTTTGTGGAATTCAAAACCGTCTCGTTCTTTGCGCTCGGCATGGTGGTGCTGTCGGTGACCGGTGGTGAAGCGTTATATGCCGACATGGGGCATTTCGGTAAAAAACCGATCCGTATTGCCTGGTTTATTCTGGTCGGGCCTTCGCTGGTGATGAATTACTTCGGGCAGGGCGCATTGCTGCTCAGCAAACCCGACGCTATCGTGAATCCGTTTTTCCTGCTCGCGCCGGGCTGGGCGCTGATCCCGCTGCTGATACTGGCTACGCTGGCGACGGTGATTGCCTCGCAGGCGGTGATTTCCGGCGTGTTCTCCCTGACGCGTCAGGCCGTGCGTATGGGCTATCTGCCGCCGATGCGCATCATCTATACCTCAGATGAAGAATCTGGTCAGATTTACATTCCGGTCGTCAACTGGCTGTTGTATTTCGCGGTACTGATTGCCATCGTCAGCTTTAAACATTCCAGCAATCTGGCGTCGGCGTACGGGATTGTTGTCACCGGTACGATGGTCATTACGTCGGTATTGATTGGCATTGTTATGGTCAAAAACTGGGGATGGAAAACCTGGGCTGGTGGCCTGATGATGGCAGCGATGCTGATCATTGATGTGCCGTTGTTTGCCGCCAACCTGACCAAACTGTTCTCCGGCGGGTGGCTGCCGGTGGCCATCGGGCTGACCATTCTGTTGATTATGCTGACCTGGAAAACCGAGCGTTCGCGCCTGCTGCGCCGCCTGAGGCAGGATCCGGAAGCGCTTGAGGCACTGATCGCCTCGCTGGAAAAAGCACCGCCGAAACGCGTGCCGGGCACGGCAGTGGTGATGTCACGCGGGCAATATGAAGTGCCGCTGGTGCTCTTGCACAATCTCAAGCACAACAAAATTTTGCACGAGCGTGTGGTGCTGCTGACGGTGGTGACGGAAGACGTGCCTTATGTTCACAACGTGAAAAGGGTGACGATTGAACAGCTTTCACCGGCATTCTGGCGGGTGATTGCCAGTTATGGCTGGCGGGAAACGCCGAATGTCACGGATATTCTCTACCGCTGCGGGCTGGAAGGGCTGAAATGTACGATGAACGAGACGTCTTTCTTTATGTCGCGGGACACCTTTACGCTGGGCGAACCCCGTCCGTGGTATTTAAAAGCGCGCGGGAAACTGTTCCAGGTCTTGCAGCGTAACTCTCTGCGTGCGCCGGAGCATTATCATATTCCCCCGAACAGGGTGATTGAGCTGGGGGCGGTGGTGAAATTCTGAGGATTTGCCCGCCGGATCGTGAGAACCGGCGGACAAAGCAGATTACGCTTGCGGTGCTGAAGTCAGGTCAGTGACTTCAGGCGTAGTCGAACTCTGCGTCGCCTGTGAGGTTTGCGACTGAGTGGTCGGCGTCAGGTCAGTAACGGCCGGTGTCTGCGGTGCTGGCGCAGCAGTTTGTGTCTGCTGAGTCGCTGCCGGGGTTGCAGGGGTAGCAGTTTGCACCGGCTGAGTCGCAACTGCCGCTGGAGTAGCAGATGCTGAAGTTGTTGAAGTCGCAGACGTTGCAGAAGTCTGCTGAGTCACTACCGCAGTGGCTGCTGGTGCGTCAGCTGGTGTTGCTGAAGCCTGCGACTGTTCGGCGACTGCCGGTGCTTCGATGTCTTTCGGCAGAGACGGAACAGGTTCTGCCGGAATCGATTCTGACTTCGGTTTCGGCACTGGCGTTGATGCGCGAACCAGGAACGTCGGTTTCAGATTCGCCACAGAATAAGTCACGTGGCTGACCGCATCACGCGATGTCGCGACTTCGACCGGCGCAATGGTGACGCGGCCAATCAGCGAACGGGCATAGCCGCCGACTTTGTGTTTACCTTCCGGAAGCTGGACTTCCATGCTCTCGCCAGTCCCCAGCGCACCCGCCTCTTTATCATCAATGGTCACATACAGTTTGGTGCCATCGTCGGTTTTCGTCGGGACGTGCGCTACGGTCAGGCGCGTCGAGCCAAAATCGAAAGCCGGTGCCTGGTCGGCGGTTTTCGTTTTTGCGCATCCTGTGAGTGCGATAACGGCTGCTGCGGCAGCAAGGGTGAAGCGATAACTCATAGTGCGACGTCTTCCTTTAAGGGATTTTTGTGATCTGCGTATCAATATACCTGATCCCACGGGAGAGATGAAAGTTCTTACAGGGAACTCGGAGGAGTCTGCTATTCACTTCTCAATGTGTTCTTCATATCAGCCCGCTGTAACTTTCGGTTGAAGCGCTTCGTCAACTTGTGTATTTTTATGCAAATTAACTGCATAAAATAACAATCACACAGGAGTGACCATGCTTAAGTCATTAATTTTCACCGGGTGCCTGCTTTCTTCATTAATCACATCTGCTTATGCCGCACAGACCACATACGTGGTCGGTTCCGGCGGTACATACCGTCCGTTTGAATACGAAAACAGCCAGAAACAGCTGGAAGGTTTTGATATCGACATCATCAAGGCGATCGCTAAAGCCGAAGATTTTGACATCAAACTGGTTAATACGCCGTGGGAAGGAATTTTTGCGACACTGAATTCCGGTGATCGTGACATCATTATTTCTGGCATCACCATTACCGATAAACGTAAAGCGATGGTGGCTTTCTCTGCCCCGTATTTCCCGGCAGAACAGTCCATCGTGGTGCCTGAAGACTCTAAAGTGGATTCCGTAGCCGCCCTGAAAGGTCAGAAAGTGGGTGTGGTAAACTCCAGCACCGGCGACATCGTGGTGTCCAATGAACTGGGCAAAAACAGCACCGACATCAAACGTTTTGATAACACTCCGCTGATGTTGCAGGAGCTGGCGGAAGACGGTATCGGCGCGGCAGTGGGCGACGTGGGCGTGGTGAAGTACTACATCAAATCCCATCCTGAGAAAGCGCTGAAACTGGTACCGGATGCTAAATTCGAACGTCAGTATTTCGGTATTGCGGTCGCCAAAGACAACACCGAACTGCTGGGTAAAATCAACGCCGGTCTGAAGAAAATCGTGGCTGATGGCACGTACGCTAAAATCTACGAAACCTGGTTTGATAAGAACGTTCCAGTGCTTCCCGCTCAATAATATTCTCATCACGAACAACGTTAATCAGGGGCGGTAACACGCTCCTGAACAAGGACAGGTATGACCGGATTTCGCTGGGAGATAATCTCAGAATATGCGCCACTGTTTGTGCAGGGCGCGCTGATGACCATCAAATGCACCATTATTTGTGTGATTTTGGGTACCACCTGGGGTCTGCTGCTGGGGCTAGGACGGATGGCCCGTGCCGACGAAGGCCCATGGAAACACGTTTTGCGTTTTGCCGTGCAATGGCCGGTGCGCATTTACGTCAGTGCTTTTCGCGGTACGCCGCTGTTTGTGCAGATTATGGTGGTTCACTTTGCTTTAGTGCCACTGTTTATTAATCCGCGTGACGGCATTTTAGTGGCGAACGGTCTGATGTCCTCGGATTTCGCCCGTGCGCTGCGCTCAGATTACGGTGCATTCTTATCCTGCGTGGTGGCGATTACCCTCAACGCCGGGGCGTATGTCTCCGAGATTTTCCGTGCGGGTATTCAGTCTATCGACAACGGTCAGATGGAAGCTTCCCGCGCGCTGGGAATGGGCTGGGGCAAAACGATGCGCAAGGTTATCTTGCCGCAGGCGTTCCGCCGTATTTTGCCGCCACTGGGCAATAACGCTATTGCGATTGTGAAAGATTCCTCGCTGGCCTCGGCGATTGGCCTGGCCGATCTGGCGTATGCCGCGCGTACTGTTTCCGGCGCTTACGCCACCTACTGGGAACCCTACCTGACTATTTCACTGGTTTACTGGGTTCTGACTTTCCTGCTCTCGCTACTCGTTCAACACATGGAAAAGAGGTTTGGCAAAAGTGATTCACGTTAAGGATTTACAGAAACAGTTTGGCGAAACCCACGTGTTGCGCGGCATTTCCTGTGACATCGCAGAGAAAGAAGTGGTGTGCATCATCGGGCCTTCAGGTTCAGGTAAAAGTACCTTTCTGCGCTGCCTGAATGCGCTGGAAAAGCCTAATGGTGGCGAAGTGGTGGTGAACGGTTTTGCGGTGCATGATCCGAAAACCAATCTTAATACGCTGCGTGCCGGCATCGGCATGGTGTTCCAGCGCTTTAATCTGTTCCCGCACATGACCGTGCTGGAAAACCTGATTATGGCGCCGATGTCGCTGAAGGGATTATCGAAAGCGGAAGCCGTAACGCGTGCCGAAAAATTGCTGCAAAAAGTCGGACTGATCGACAAAATCGACGCCTGGCCTTCCAGTTTGTCCGGTGGTCAGCAACAGCGCGTGGCGATTGCCCGTGCGCTGGCAATGGAACCGTCGATCATTCTTTTTGATGAACCGACGTCAGCGCTGGATCCGGAGCTGGTCGGTGAAGTGCTGGCGGTCATGAAACAGCTGGCGCTCGAAGGCATGACGATGGTGATTGTGACGCATGAAATGGGCTTTGCGCGTGAAGTCGCTGACCGCGTAGTGTTTATCGATCAGGGTGTGATTCAGGAGCAGGGGCCACCGGCGCAACTGTTTACCGCACCGGAAAATCCGCGAACCCGCGAATTTTTGAGTAAAGTATTATGATCCGACGGGCGCTTAAACAGCGCCCGTTTTCTTTAATGTGATGAGGTTTGCCATGCAGAGCTTTCATTCTTATTGTATTTCAGCCTCCGGCGAAGAGAGGGCAGGAGGCGATATGCAAGCTCGTTTTCCTTACTGGAGTTTCACGAAAACCGCGATCGCGATTTGTGCGCTGAAACTTAGTGAAAACGGGACTGTAAATTTGGATGGCTGTGTTGATGGCGAAGCTTACACCCTGCGGCAGCTGCTCAACCACACCGCCGGATTGCCGGATTACGGCGCACTGAAAGATTATCACGACGCTGTCGCTGCCGGAGGAGAACCCTGGTCGCGCGACAAATTGCTCAGTGCCGCGTTAGCCAGAGGCATGTTGTTTGCGCCGGATGCGGGCTGGTCTTATTCCAATATTGGCTACATGCTGGCCCGCGAACACATTGAAGCCGCGTCAGGGCTGAGTTTCGCGCAACTGATGACTGACCTCATCTCGACACCGCTCGGACTGACCAGTGTCGCACTTGTCACCACGCGCGAGGAATTCGCACAACTGCACTGTGAAGCCGCCGGAAAATACGCTCCGGGCTGGGTATATCATGGTTGTCTGGCAGGCAATGTGCGGGATGCGGCCAGACTGCTGCACGGATTATTCAGCGGTAAACTGCTGAGCGCAGCGTCAATGGCTGAAATGCAGGTGACCATCCCGCTTGGCGGTGCTCTGGAAGGACGGCCGTGGACAGAATGCGGTTACGCGCTGGGGCTGATGAGCGGTGCAATGGGAGAGGCAGGGCGTTCAGCTGGTCATTCAGGCGGCGGCCCGTCGTGCGTGAACGCGGTCTATCACTTCCCGGATCTCCGCGAACCTGTGACCGGTGCCTGCTTTACTGACGGGCATTACGAAGGTGTGGCAGAAACTGAACTGGGCAGGCTGGTGCAAAACTTCGGGTAAAAGGGCTAAAGCTTCAGGCCTCAGGATGATGGCAACAAATACACAGCTTATTACCGTCGGCATCCCGAAAATAAGCACCGTAGTAATCCGGATGATAATGCGGGCGTAGTCCCGGCGCGCCTTCATCTGTCGCGCCGTTTGCCATCGCAAACTGATAGATTTGATCCACGGTAGCACGCCTGTCTGCCAGTAATGCCAGCATCTGACCATTACCCGCACTGGCAGGTTCGCCGTCATGCGGCTGGCCGATAACAAACAGCGGCCTTGGCGAATCCGGTGCCATCCACGCCGCCCAGGGTTTTTCCCTGTCGCAAAACTTGAGGGTATGCCCCAGTGCCGCCATCACCGCCGAATAGAAAGTGAAAGCCCGTTCAAAATCGTAAACGCCAATACAAATATGGGAAATCAAAATCGCTCTCCTTTTGAAACAGTCCCCCTTGTTATAGCGGGTTATTTTCCGCTCTGCCGTTTTTTGAATGTGATCTCTAAAAAGTCGTGCCGCCGGATCCGTGCTAAATTACCCCCCATTCTTACCCGCATTCCCGAGGCAACATGATCATCCCTTCAAACCGTACCACCCGTGAAATGAAGATAAACAATGTCGTGCTGGTGACGAATGCATTGAAATCTCTGGGCTCGGCGACGAAGGCGGAACTGGCGGGTGTCACCGGTCTGAGTATCGCCACCTGCGGCGCAGTGCTGAATGATATGTGCCAGCGGCACGAAGTGCTGGCGCTGGAACTCGAAGTCTCGCGTGGTGGCCGTCCGGCGCAGCGCTATGCGTATAACCCGAACTATTTCTCGGTACTTAGCCTGTACGCGCAAGGCAGCGACGCTGCCGCACAGATTGTCTGGTCGGTGAATTCAGCCACCGGTGAAAGTCTGGCGCAGGGTGAAATCCGCTTTTTACCGCTGACGCTGGCGACGTTTTATCAGCAAATTGGCAGCCTGCTGGCGGACTATCCCAATATTAAAGCGCTGGGCATTGGCCTGCCGGGCGTGGTGGTCAAAGGAACCGTCGCGACCTGTGATATCAGCGTGTTTGCCGGGGTGGCGGTTGAGCAGCAACTGCGTGAACAGTTCGGGATTTATGTTCAGGCGGATAACGACATGAACTACACCGCATGGGGTTTTTACCGCAGCAGTTGCGCAGGCATTACCGCGCCGGTGGCGTATCTCTTCAAACCTGAAGTGCCTTGTCTGGGCTGTGGCATGGTGATTAACGGTCAGGTATTACAGGGTGCCAGCCAGTTTGCAGGGGAAGTGTCAAATCTGCCTTTTGAAGGATTGGATAAACTGCCGGTCGCAGAAGAAATGGCGAAAGTGATTGTCTCGCTGACCGCCATTATCAACCCGGCCACCATCGCGCTTTCCGGCCCGAAAATAAGTGAAGCACTGCTGCCTGAGCTGAAGATGCTTTGCCTGCAGCGCATTCCCGCACAGCATATGCCGCAGCTGACTTACCGCCCGTCGATGCGTCAGGATTATCTTCAAGGCATCGCGGAACTGACGCTCAGCAACTACAATCTGCACGTTGCTTTCGGTGAATAACGCCGGTTGACTTTGTTGTTCGCCCCCTTATACTGCGGACTTATTAAAAGACTTTTAATAACTAACTTCACCTCGCGGGAGAACCTGATGTCACTGTCATCTGAAATTGCGCACAACGGTATTCATGCCGGAAGTCCTGTCCGGCGTGTCGCGACGCGGGCGATATTTTTTGTCACCGGCATGGCGATGGGGCTGTGGGCGGCGCTGGTTCCCTATGCCCAATTGCGGACGCATTCAGAGGCGGGTGATCTCGGGTTATTGCTGCTGTGTCTTGGTGCCGGTTCGCTGCTGTCGATGCTTGGGTCGGGACGGATTATCGGCAAGTTTGGCTGTCGGGCAGTGATCGTCGCGGCGGTCATTTTGTACTGTCTGATGCTGCCACTGCTGGCGGTGTTCAGTGACATCTGGCTGCTGGCGCTCAGTCTGTTTATTTTCGGCATGGGCATCGGGCTGGCGGATGTAGCCGTCAATGTGCAGGGCACGCTGGTGGAACAGGCCGCGGATAAACCGCTGATGTCAGGGTTTCATTGCCTGTGGAGCGTGGGCGGGATCGCCGGCGCCGGTGGCGGTGCGTTGCTGCTCAGTGCCGGTATCACGCCGCTCGGCAGCACGTTTTTTGCCGTCGTGCTGGTTATCGCGCTGACGGCGTATTCTTATCGCGGAATGTTACCGTTTGGCGCACATGAGGAGCCTGAAGAAGGCCAGCCGAAAGCCAGACCGAATTTCCGTCTGGTGCTGATGGCGGTGATGGCGATGATTTGTTTTATGGCCGAAGGCGCGGTGCTGGACTGGGGCGGTGTCTTCCTGACCCGGGACCGCGGTCTGGCGCTGGAACATGCGGGCTGGGGCTTTGCGGTATTTGCCGTAGCGATGTCGCTGATGCGCCTGACCGGTGATGCGATTGTCAGTGCACTGGGGCGCAAACGGATCCTGATTATCGGCGGGATTTTGGGTATCGCCGGTTATCTGATGGTTGTGCTGTTGCCGGGCTGGATCCTGCCATTGTGCGGTTTTGCGCTGGTAGGGATAGGCGCAGCGAATATTGTTCCGGTGCTGATTACGCTGGCCGGTCAGGAAAAAGTGATGCCGGTCAATATGGCGGTGGCGATGGTGGCGACGCTCGGTTATCTCGGCGTGCTGGGTGGTCCGGCGCTGATCGGCTTTATTGCGCATCTTTCCAGCTTGTATGTCGCATTCTCGGCGGTCGCGGCGGCGTTTCTGATCATCACGTTTGGCGCATACAAACTGAAGTATTGATTGTTTTCAAAGACCAATGATTTATAACTGAGTGGCAAATTTGCCAGCTGGCGCGTAAAAACCGCCAGCCCTCTTTTAGCCTGATTGATTTAAAATCCGACTCTGTAAGGAGCAGTAATGGCTGTAAAACTTATCGCCGTAGACATGGATGGAACCTTTCTCAATCCGCAGCACGAATACAATAAAGCCCGCTTTCGCGAGCAATATCAGCAACTTTTGCAACGTGACATTAAATTTGTAGTGGCGAGCGGCAACCAGTATTACCAGCTGAAATCCTTCTTTGATGATCTCGATACACAAATTGCTTACGTTGCTGAAGGCGGCGGGTATGTGGTCGATAAAGAACAGGAAATTTACTGCGGCAAACTTGAACCGGAACAGGTGACGCAGGTGCTGGAATGGATAAGTCGCACGCCGGGCATTAACACCATTGTGTGCGGTCGCAAAGGGGCTTATGTGCTCAGCGGCACCGATGAGGATTTCATCAGCCGTATGCGCCGTTACTATCACCGACTGACAAAAGTGCATCAATACAAAGAAATCGACGATACGATTTTCAAATTTGCACTGAGCTACGTGGAAGACGATGTCTATCCGCTGATGAGTGAAGTTAACGCCAACCTTGGCGGGATTGTTGCACCGGTGACCAGCGGACATGGCTCTGTTGATTTGATCATCAGCGGAAATCACAAAGCCTGCGGTCTGCAAAAAATCCAGCAGATTTACGGCGTCCGTGATGACGAAGTGCTGGCGTTTGGCGACAGCGGCAACGATCTGGAAATGCTCAGCTATGCCGGTTACGGTTTTGCGATGGAAAATGCCTCTGCACCGGCAAAAGCCGCCGCGAAATACGTCGCGCCATCTAACCGTGATGAGGGCGTGCTGAAAGTGATTGATGACGTGCTGAACGGTCGCGCGCCATTCGCCTAAGCAGTTCAATGTGCATTAAAACGAAAAGGCTGCCGCATAAAACGGCAGCCTTTTTAGCATTGTGTAATGAAGATTGTGCTATGAAAATTAAGGCACGTAGTCTGGCGGCACGCCACTGTTACCGGGCTCTGCAGGGTAGTAATCCGGCGGAACCGGCGATTGCGGTGGTTGATTCGAGCTGTAACCGTCGCTGGCGTCTACCGGCACCTTATTGCCTTTGGCGTACATACATTGCGTGTACACCGTATCATACTGATCCTGTAAATCGCCGCTGCTGGCCCCCGCATTATTGCTGCCCATTGCGCTGCCAATCAGCAAACCACTGCCTGCGCCAATCAATGCGCCCGATCCGGCCTGATGCGACGCTGCGCCAATCAGCGCTCCGGCTGCCGCGCCCACGACGGTGCCAGCGGCAGCGGTACCGGCGGCATTATTACTGGCAGTTTCTGCGCCGCCATTCACACTGCCATAGGCCGCGTTACGGCATGACATTTCATCCATCTGAAACTGTTGATAATCCTTTCCGGTACCTGGCAGCACCATCACATCTGGTCGGGTTGGAGGAGAAACGCAGCCGGATAAGGCCGCGGCT
This window encodes:
- a CDS encoding VasL domain-containing protein; its protein translation is MKNRVNLRALKINGHDPRLSKSFLLLSSELSPLTGTIPARLDWNALEEKCFQLFHEYGYDLQSGMWFCLINLRLKSWKGLALALDLLSTAFAHNSQRCWPPVAAVQQRQQLMDWFNANVATHIYTLEYGPENSGEMRLVEKSIGVLCGQSKNLHSRSHDSLNNLHYFLQVRCRSVPYPSQPKPVKALQPVPEPAPEIISEKKAPVTEILPDADPTEICLESVSCRRQLMWALCGMAAGIAICAVAAGIWFSMQSQSFGEKLSAPLLALQHSEGQLDEVWRMAQEPELRAQKTAVLTHAAPLLGWLSAQPSDVLLRQGKILSDHLEKAYPGNEYSAQWQRTMDEKAGDIPALDGFVLANKHLDELEARLLNAEKKHSQYMTVSELKTAVYQIRQDLQRNGTSAETLLWTIQQDRENNRQVNPAMIKQISQRIDALNAASITLH
- a CDS encoding GNAT family N-acetyltransferase; amino-acid sequence: MHFIEKYPQGKKPLIMTLSEDVESPPDYDHNAMNFSLLTQAYQDVAAGRCSVQCEPGEKDFLYISAIYVDGNTNTPTKKNPNQFVGLGQILVFAAIKYGRELKIEQASLLPVNHSQGFYLKMGFHPTVVGAVNRMDKGGASLKSGDGKLNPQWLNRFSQSSFQNANFRGANWSGNINNIYLNLRNNIMKNWDIVG
- the kup gene encoding low affinity potassium transporter Kup; this encodes MKHTKNKSSLLTVTVACIGVVYGDIGTSPLYTLRECLTGQAGIAVTQSALFGFLSLIFWLLMLVVSVKYISFVMRADNDGEGGILTLMSLAIRNLNPRWIPAIMFIGLVGGSFFYGDGVITPAISVLSAMEGLEIIEPSLDRFIIPFSIAVLTLLFFIQKNGTGSVGKIFAPVMVLWFVTIGLLGIGGIVRNPDVLQALNPYWALHFFVEFKTVSFFALGMVVLSVTGGEALYADMGHFGKKPIRIAWFILVGPSLVMNYFGQGALLLSKPDAIVNPFFLLAPGWALIPLLILATLATVIASQAVISGVFSLTRQAVRMGYLPPMRIIYTSDEESGQIYIPVVNWLLYFAVLIAIVSFKHSSNLASAYGIVVTGTMVITSVLIGIVMVKNWGWKTWAGGLMMAAMLIIDVPLFAANLTKLFSGGWLPVAIGLTILLIMLTWKTERSRLLRRLRQDPEALEALIASLEKAPPKRVPGTAVVMSRGQYEVPLVLLHNLKHNKILHERVVLLTVVTEDVPYVHNVKRVTIEQLSPAFWRVIASYGWRETPNVTDILYRCGLEGLKCTMNETSFFMSRDTFTLGEPRPWYLKARGKLFQVLQRNSLRAPEHYHIPPNRVIELGAVVKF
- a CDS encoding basic amino acid ABC transporter substrate-binding protein, whose protein sequence is MLKSLIFTGCLLSSLITSAYAAQTTYVVGSGGTYRPFEYENSQKQLEGFDIDIIKAIAKAEDFDIKLVNTPWEGIFATLNSGDRDIIISGITITDKRKAMVAFSAPYFPAEQSIVVPEDSKVDSVAALKGQKVGVVNSSTGDIVVSNELGKNSTDIKRFDNTPLMLQELAEDGIGAAVGDVGVVKYYIKSHPEKALKLVPDAKFERQYFGIAVAKDNTELLGKINAGLKKIVADGTYAKIYETWFDKNVPVLPAQ
- a CDS encoding amino acid ABC transporter permease; translation: MTGFRWEIISEYAPLFVQGALMTIKCTIICVILGTTWGLLLGLGRMARADEGPWKHVLRFAVQWPVRIYVSAFRGTPLFVQIMVVHFALVPLFINPRDGILVANGLMSSDFARALRSDYGAFLSCVVAITLNAGAYVSEIFRAGIQSIDNGQMEASRALGMGWGKTMRKVILPQAFRRILPPLGNNAIAIVKDSSLASAIGLADLAYAARTVSGAYATYWEPYLTISLVYWVLTFLLSLLVQHMEKRFGKSDSR
- a CDS encoding amino acid ABC transporter ATP-binding protein — protein: MIHVKDLQKQFGETHVLRGISCDIAEKEVVCIIGPSGSGKSTFLRCLNALEKPNGGEVVVNGFAVHDPKTNLNTLRAGIGMVFQRFNLFPHMTVLENLIMAPMSLKGLSKAEAVTRAEKLLQKVGLIDKIDAWPSSLSGGQQQRVAIARALAMEPSIILFDEPTSALDPELVGEVLAVMKQLALEGMTMVIVTHEMGFAREVADRVVFIDQGVIQEQGPPAQLFTAPENPRTREFLSKVL
- a CDS encoding serine hydrolase domain-containing protein translates to MQARFPYWSFTKTAIAICALKLSENGTVNLDGCVDGEAYTLRQLLNHTAGLPDYGALKDYHDAVAAGGEPWSRDKLLSAALARGMLFAPDAGWSYSNIGYMLAREHIEAASGLSFAQLMTDLISTPLGLTSVALVTTREEFAQLHCEAAGKYAPGWVYHGCLAGNVRDAARLLHGLFSGKLLSAASMAEMQVTIPLGGALEGRPWTECGYALGLMSGAMGEAGRSAGHSGGGPSCVNAVYHFPDLREPVTGACFTDGHYEGVAETELGRLVQNFG
- a CDS encoding VOC family protein; this encodes MISHICIGVYDFERAFTFYSAVMAALGHTLKFCDREKPWAAWMAPDSPRPLFVIGQPHDGEPASAGNGQMLALLADRRATVDQIYQFAMANGATDEGAPGLRPHYHPDYYGAYFRDADGNKLCICCHHPEA